A genomic region of Miscanthus floridulus cultivar M001 chromosome 3, ASM1932011v1, whole genome shotgun sequence contains the following coding sequences:
- the LOC136545878 gene encoding uncharacterized protein, producing MDPSRPLLRRGAFLSSSVHAATALLLVVVLLVTLLRLPLSTSPHVADTLTDKKPQEQTCDPTSPLDCADPRLFHLMMRSAIEAFPAVHFARFGRPVSGDPPSSSCDMAWRARSDSDSPSKATTKDYRRFAIARDPHTCAYSVLSIGDYHSGPNARKPRRGATNATIATPPPPALSRSQFIQGAYLAYLGGGDRCKPMPHYLRSLLCALAEARYLNRTLILDLTLCLAASYAAPGTGGMPEEGKRLAFYIDIEHLQSQVPIIEERQFWADWDSWGVQGQLQARLIEDTRLAPIKSSKVRDTLIVRKFGDVEPGNYWYNVCEGEAKHLLGPSRSVMRWAPSLMHIVDDIISRMQPAFDSVHMNAKGEDLRQRVEEVLGGGRQVYVAGEGVNSALLESLKAKRIIHYLDEFEDLWWTDSKWFLEMKRLNGGVPVEFDGYMREVVDREVFLKGKKTVEVLRNGFLWILLRYASKSLVIE from the exons ATGGATCCGAGCCGCCCTCTGCTTCGGCGCGGCGCCTTCCTCTCCTCTTCCGTCCACGCTGCAACCGCCCTCCTCCtagtcgtcgtcctcctcgtcaCGCTCCTACGCCTCCCCCTCTCCACCTCCCCACACGTCGCCGACACCCTCACCGACAAGAAGCCTCAGGAGCAGACCTGCGATCCTACCTCCCCGCTCGACTGCGCCGACCCGCGCCTGTTCCATCTCATGATGCGCAGCGCCATCGAAGCCTTCCCGGCCGTCCATTTTGCTCGCTTCGGCCGCCCCGTCTCCGGTGATCCCCCATCCTCCTCTTGCGACATGGCCTGGCGCGCCCGCTCAGACTCCGATTCCCCCTCCAAGGCCACTACCAAGGACTACCGCCGCTTCGCCATCGCCCGCGACCCCCACACATGCGCCTATTCCGTCCTCTCAATCGGCGATTACCATTCCGGCCCCAACGCTCGCAAGCCCCGCCGCGGCGCCACTAATGCCACCATCGCCACTCCGCCACCGCCTGCGCTCTCCCGCTCTCAGTTCATCCAGGGCGCGTACCTCGCTTACCTCGGCGGCGGCGACCGCTGCAAGCCCATGCCACACTACCTGCGCAGCCTCCTCTGCGCCCTCGCCGAGGCTCGCTACCTAAACCGCACCCTCATCCTCGATCTCACACTCTGCCTCGCTGCCTCCTATGCCGCCCCCGGGACGGGGGGAATGCCTGAGGAAGGCAAGCGCCTTGCCTTCTACATCGACATTGAGCACCTACAATCCCAGGTCCCCATCATTGAGGAGAGACAGTTCTGGGCGGACTGGGACAGTTGGGGCGTGCAGGGCCAACTCCAGGCACGCCTCATTGAGGACACCAGGCTTGCACCTATAAAGTCCTCCAAGGTGAGGGACACCCTCATTGTCAGGAAATTCGGAGACGTCGAGCCAGGGAACTACTGGTACAATGTCTGTGAGGGTGAGGCAAAGCATTTGCTAGGCCCATCGCGCTCGGTGATGCGCTGGGCACCAAGCTTGATGCAcattgttgatgatatcatctcaAGGATGCAACCAGCCTTTGATTCGGTCCATATGAATGCCAAGGGTGAGGACCTCAGACAGAGGGTTGAGGAAGTTCTTGGTGGAGGGCGGCAGGTGTATGTTGCGGGGGAGGGGGTCAACAGTGCATTGCTGGAGTCACTTAAGGCAAAGCGCATTATACATTATCTGGATGAATTTGAGGACCTGTGGTGGACAGACAGTAAGTGGTTCTTGGAGATGAAGAGGCTCAATGGCGGTGTTCCTGTGGAGTTTGATGGGTACATGCGTGAGGTTGTTGATAGAGAGGTCTTCCTCAAGGGGAAGAAGACGGTGGAGGTGCTCCG AAATGGGTTTCTGTGGATTTTGCTGAGGTATGCTTCAAAGagtttggtaattgagtga